From the genome of Pontibacillus halophilus JSM 076056 = DSM 19796:
ATGCCCTCAGGCTTCGGAAACACCGACGCCGCTTGAAGAAAACCGTACTGGTTGAACGTAATGATGCTCCCAGTGTTCGGAAGCAGAATGTCTAACTCTTCATCAAGCGCCTCAAACATGAACATGAATTCCCCATCTCCCCAATCAAACGAAGAACTAAATGTCACCTCATATTGACAAAATTCATGAACAAACGATTCAGCCCGTCCCTTTAGCTCTTCATAAGTTAACGTTGTCTTCCACTGAGATTTCCACTCTTCTGGAACCTCCTCAGGCAAGAGGTCAATTCCAATATTGTTGAAGTGCCCCTCATCCGACACTTCGATGTAGCCATACAGATTACCCTTGCTATCAACAAGTGAATAAAACCCTTCTATTTCCTCGTCAGCTACATACGTAAGTACAGGACTACTCGGCAAATACCACATCAATTTCTCTATCACGGAATACTTCAACCCACTCTCCCCTTTCTATGTACGTATACAGTATATACCATATGCAGTAGGACGGGGGGACAGGTTCCTTGTCCCAGCGGGACGAGGAACCTGTCCCTCCGTCCCCCCCTATCGAATTTCGTTTATCTTCTATATAATATAGAAGCATGAATTTTTGAAGGAAAAGGTGTTAGAACGATGAGCTTACTCACAGTAAAGAACCTCAGTCATGGATTTGGGGATCGTGCAATATTTGAAGATGTATCTTTCCGCCTGCTGAAAGGCGAGCATATTGGGCTAATTGGCGCAAATGGCGAAGGAAAGTCAACCTTTATGAATATTATTACCGGCAAGTTGGAACCGGACGCTGGCAAGATTCAATGGTCGAAGCGTGTCCGCATCGGGTATCTTGACCAGCACGCTGATTTGCAGCAAGGCATGAGCATTCGTGATGTGCTGCGTACTGCGTTCCAATACTTGTTTGATATGGAAACAGAAATGAACAACATGTTTGCGAAAATGGGCGAAGTCGAGCCAGAGGAATTAGAAGAACTACTCGAGGAGACAGGGCGCATTCAAGACGAATTGACGAACAACGACTTTTACATCATTGATGCTAAAGTTGAAGAAGTAGGAAACGGTCTTGGCTTGAATGAGATTGGGTTCGACCGCGATGTCCACGACTTGAGTGGCGGTCAACGTACGAAAGTACTGTTGGCTAAATTATTACTTGAAAAGCCAGACATTCTACTACTTGATGAGCCAACGAACTACTTGGACGTCGAGCATATTGAATGGCTTCGCACTTATTTGCAGCAGTATGAGAACGCATTTATATTGATCTCCCACGACATTCCATTCCTAAATAGTGTCGTCAACCTCATATATCATATGGAAAACCAAGAACTCACTCGCTATCCAGGCGACTATGACGAGTTCTTGAGTGTCTATGAGATGAAGAAGCAGCAGAAAGAAGCCGCGTTTAAGAAGCAACAGAAGGAAATCGCCAACTTGAAGGACTTCGTTGCCAGAAACAAGGCAAACGCAGCCACGAGTAAGATGGCGATGTCCCGACAGAAGAAACTTGATAAGATGGACGTTATCGAACTCGATTCAGAGAAGCCAAAGCCTACGTTTAACTTTAAGCAAGCACGTACACCAGGCAAGTATCTATTCGAAACGAAAGACTTGGTAATCGGCTATGACGAACCACTCTCCCGTCCGTTGAACTTATCCATGGAGCGCGGACAAAAGATTGCTCTTTCTGGCGCGAACGGAATCGGGAAAACGACCCTATTAAAAAGTATCTTAGGCGAAATTCAACCTGTATCAGGCGATGTACAGCTGGGTGAACACTTGCATATAGGCTATTTCGAACAAGAATTGAAAGAGACGAGTCAGAATACGTGTATTGAAGAAGTGTGGGAGGAATTCCGTCACTTCACACAATATGAAGTTCGCGCAGCCCTCGCTCGTTGCGGCCTCACGAAGAAGCACATTGAAAGTAAAGTGCAAGTGCTGAGCGGAGGCGAAAAGGCAAAAGTTCGCCTTTGCAAACTGATTAACAAAGAAACCAATCTTCTCGTACTTGACGAACCGACGAATCACCTTGACGTTGATGCGAAAGAAGAGTTAAAACGCGCGCTTAAAGAATATAAAGGCAGCGTCTTGCTCATCTCCCACGAACCTGATTTCTACAAAGACATCGTAACGGAAACGTGGAACTGCGAAGACTGGACGACAAAAGTATTTTAATAAGAAGCAGCTCCTACTGAGGGAGCTGCTTTTAAATTAGGACGAGAAGTGGGACAAATAACCTGTCCCCCTGTCCCTCACAAGGGATATTCCTTCAATTGGATTTCCATCTGTGGTAACCTTATGTTAATTACCATTATATGGGTATAATCACAATGTGGAAAGGTGATGAGGAGAGTGGGATCAAGATTGATGCACTTGGTCATTGGAAATCGTATCGCCAACCGGCTTTCTATGGAACAAAGGACGGATTTCTTACTAGGTGGAATTGCCCCTGATGCCGCATCGGAGAAAGACACAACTCACTTCTTTAAAGGGGATGTAGAAGACAATTCGAGGTCAATTGATTACGAAGCGTTCTTAAATAAGTATAATTCAGAAGCGCATGAACCTTACGTACAAGGTTATTACACACATCTTGTTGCTGATCACCTTTGGTTAACTGGCTTCTATTTACCATGGCTTAAAAACCGTATGGAGAAGAAAGAGCTAGCCCCTCTTTACTACAAGGACTTTGAAATCTTAAATGGGAAACTACTCGAGTTCTATGGCTATCGGAACGAAATTAAGAAAACGCTCGAGTCACCCGCTACCATCTTCGACTTAGATGAAGTGAACGCAACCGACGTTCAAGCCTTTAAAACATGCGTCCTACCTGACTTAGAATACGAACAAGAAACCTTACACCTCCCACTACAAGTATTCACCTTCAATCAAATCATCGGCTACATCGAAACCACCGTCGACCAAGTCACGCGGGACATGGGGACAGGTAAACTGTCCCACGTCACTAGTCAAACGTGGTAGAATAATGAAGGTTTAATTATTGTGATCGACAAGGAGACTTCAAATGAACGAAGCAACCCACACAGCTGGAATAAAAGCAATGAACAAGAAAGCGCTTGGCTCAATCCTAATTGGCACATTGGCGATTATCGGTCCACTATTAGCGGAGAAAGGCAGTATCCTAAACATCGCTGGTTTCATCTTAGCGCTCATGGCTGTCAGAGAAATTAAGCTCCGAGGTGAATCTGGATTAGCCATCGCATGCACAGCAGTAGCATTGAATCTATTCGGTGTGATTACTCTGATGATGTAGGGACAGAGGGACAGGTAAACTGTCCCTCCTCTTCAGACGTTGAATTACACTTTTCGAGATTCCAGTTACCCTCTCTAATTGCCGGTATGAAGCTCCCTTTAATGAGGAAAGTTCCACTAGAATATGATTACGCTCCGTCACGTTCATCCTCTGAAGTATACTACTATTCGCCACGCCAAGTTGTACTAGATACTCTCTTATTTCTTCGTCCGATAGTCTGACCGTGTCCATGTATTCCATACAGCTGTCATCCACCACCTCTTCCATTAGCGAAATAAATCTAGCAATGGCATCCTTTCGATCTTTACCGATCACTTTCAGAGCACGGTCAACATCTACATACTTCGGAATACTAATGTACTCATGCACACTCGTCCATGGCGAGTCCCACACACTTTTCACTACTCCGGCCTTTAAAGGGTTCTGATGGATGTACCTTAGCAGCGTCATAAAATAGTCACGATCCTCCACACATTCACTTTTGAACCGCTCTTGAAACAAATGGCCCACACGGTCATATTTCACATTGTAGTTATGAACATAACTCGAATTTAACCGCTTCATCACAACTGAAATCGGCTCGTCCACCTCCTTCACGAGCAGATGGACATGATTATTCATGAGACAGTAACTGTATAGCTCAAACTTACTTTTCTTCTTGTAACGCGCCAACGTCCTTACATACATCGCCCTATCCTCACGATTCTCAAAAATCGTTTGGCGATTAACGCCTCTGATAATAACATGGTAAATGCCAGTGCGGCTTTTCTTCCGAGGGGTTCTAGGCAAGGGGGTGCTCCTCTCAATTTGGGGTAGGTGGTACGTGGAAGCTAACAAGCTATATACTTCTAGCATGAAGGCAAAGTTCCCTGCCTTCCACATGAAAAAGGGACAGATTACCTGTCCCTCTGTCCCATTTACTTCCTTACCTAACTTAGTTTCATCTCATTTCTTACTGATTGGGTCAATTGCTTTTCTACTCTATATATACTTAAGGCTTTTAAGAAAGTTAACGATTTTTCTGATTTTTCGAGTGCCAATTCTGTATTTTCTATGTCGTTTCGCAAATAAGCTTGAATGGCTTTCACCCGGTAGTAGTTGACAGAATCCACTTTCGATACATGTTGAAGAAAGCTACGATCAATATCCACTGACTCTACATAGTGTCGATCGAAGATGAATTTGTGAGATAGAAATACACTATAAAAGAGACCCGTAGTTAATTTATCACCATCGTTTGGACTATTCTTTAGATACGTTTCAATAAACGTAATTGCCTTAGATAGATTGCCATAATCATAATAGTAATAGAAAAGAAACATATATAAATTAGGGAAATCTTCAAAGTAGTCTTCCGTAAAAGCTTCACATAGATGGATTAACGTTTCATCCCATTCTTTTGGCCTTTTACTTGTTAACATCTCCCCTGTAACCTGTAATGCTAATGTATATCGTTCGGTTACAGTTGGATCTTTAATGAGGTCTACTATATTCCCACCATCCGCTTCCTTATATGGCAGTGCAGATGTCACAAATAAGATCAGATTGAAGATCATAAAGAAAAAGAGATAAAGTGTATCATAATTTAGCCAGAATACTAAACCAATTACAAAAAACAATAAACTAGTTAATGGCCCACCAGCATAAAAAAGGAGAAAGCTCTTCCGCTTAGGTCTTGACGTTATAGGTGGAGCTACACCAGCAAATCCACCAAGATAATTCCCAAATACATTCTTTTCTATGGTTAATCTTCCAGTTGAATTAGATAGTGAGATTGGCCCAATAGAGAGAAATAGAAATTTCCATTTGTTGTGATAACCCATCACTATGTGGCCTAATTCATGGAGAAAAAGGCTAATATAATAGATAATTAGACCGCACCATAGTAGAATAATGATTTTACTATAATACGGAAGTAATAATAGAATCATAATGGAAATTACAAAAAGAGTACCGATTGTTACAAGATAGTTTGTAAATGGAGATCGCTTCATTAACTCACCCTTATCATGAAGTGTGACTCGTTAGACTCTCAAACACAATCGCTTCTACGAATTGGGAGATGGCGGGAGGGACAGGGAACCTGTCCCGCCGTCTCACTCTCAATCAGGGACACTTTACCTGTCCCCCTGTCCCACTTTGTATAGTGTCTTTCCTTCTTTAATGGTTTGGGTGACGGTGATGTCTTTGATGGACATTGGATTTACTTTTAATGGGTTCTGGTTTAGGATAACTAGGTCCGCTAGTTTCCCTTCTTCGAGAGTACCTTTCAACCCTTCTTCCTTGTACATATAAGCTGCGTTAATGGTGACGGCTTTTAAGGCTTCATATACAGTAACCCGCTCACTCTCACCAATAATTGCACCTGTTCGACTCACTCGATTGACTGCACTCCAAATGGTTTGTAGCATGTTGGGCTTAACTACCGGAGCGTCTTGGTGAAAATTCACGACCAATCCCTTGTCGAAAGCTGTTCTAGCGGGACTTATGCGTTCACCACGTTCTTTACCTAAATTCTTGACATGAACATCTCCCCAGTAGTACGTATGGTCTACAAAAATCGACGGAATCATAGAGAGTTCAGCCATTCGGTCAAGTTGGTCTTCTCTTGTGGTCTGACAATGGATCATGACAGGTCGTAAATCTTCTGTCACACCAGTATCCACCACAGCTTTTTCATAACTATTCAACAACTGATCTGCTGCTCGATCTCCGTTACAATGGGTAAGCAATTGCATGCCATCTTTCACCGCTTCTAATGCCTGACCTTCCACTACCTCATCCTTGTACCATGCAATGCCGCAGTAAGAATCCTCCCCTTCATAGGGTTCTGAGAGCCAAGCTGTTTTCCCTTGGGGAGTCCCATCTAGAAAGGTTTTGTATCCCCCAATTTTATAACGATTGTGGTACTGATTTACATACTCCTTGTTCTCTTTGACAAGCTCTCTAGAATTGTCATCCATTAAGGGATAGGCCACAACATCCACTTCTAATTCCCCCGCTGAAGCCAAGGCTTTTCCAAGCTGAATCGTATCTTTAGTCGAAGCCCCATCTTGCACGGTCGTAATTCCATTTCGTATGTAAAGGTGTTGACCATCTTCAAATGTGGACATGGCGATTTGCCCCATGTTATTACCATTTGTCAAAGCTTGTTGCATCACCATCATGTTCGTTTCTTCCAAATACCCATTTGGCTCCATGCTACCTTCCACTCGACCAATCGTTCCGCCTTCTAGTTCTTCTGTAGAGGCACCAATCCCCGCAATGTCTAATGCCGCTTGATTCGCACACCCCATATGAGCAGAAGCATGCATAACGAAAATTGGGTTGCTAGAAACGCGGTCCAACACCTCTTTGGTAGGATGAAGCCCTTCTTTCATTACAGTAGGATCATACCCAAACCCAATGACTGTGTCATCGGTACTCAAGCTATTCTCCTTAATATAAGCTTGGAGGGTTTCCACAACATTCTCGAAACTCTCGCACTCACTTAAATCTGCCATTTGTGAAACCGGTCCAACATAGAATGCGTGACTATGAGGGTCAATGAATGAAGGCATTAACGTCTGACCCTCTAGATTCACATATTCAACCGGACCGTCCACCACATCATTGATTGAATCTAGACTTCCCCTCTTACGGATCACTCCACCTTCAACCAATAGGGCTTCCACATACATGTCTTCCCCTTCCATTGTAAGAATACTTCCACCATAATACACCGTCTGCATACATACTCTCTCCTTCACAACATTGCATTTCATCTAGTTAGAAAACATGCTAGAAATTACTAGATAAAGAGAGTACCATATCATTCTGATACATTAAAAGAGACTAAAGCGGGACAGGGGGACAGGTAATCTGTCCCACATGAACCCAATAAAGGGACAGATTACCTGTCCCTCCGTCCCACTACTGCTTATCCAGGTTCCATTTGAAGACTTTGACGGATGCTAGGTAAACTATGATTGTACAGCCGATGATTACAGCGATACTGGTGAATAAGGAGTATTCCCCTCTGAGCTCTGGGAAGAACAATTGCCGCATAGCATCCCCTAAGTAGGTAAATGGAATGAACATGGCTATTGTCTTCATGAACTCAGGAAATAACGTGAAGGGGAGTAACACACCACTCAACATAAGAAGCGGTGCACTTATCCCAGCGAGCACGCCACTTGTGACTTCACTCGATTTAAAGATCGAACCAAACAAAAAGCCTAGCGTAAGCATGAATCCCACTCCAACGATCGACAACAGTACGATTGGAACGATGTTACTGAACGTAATGAATCCAAAGATTAAACCCAATAACATAAAGAGGCCAATTTGAATCATGGCTAGTATGAAGCGAATGCTAATTTGTGCAAAGATAAATGTGGTTTTATCTAAAGGGCTAAGCTCAAACATCCTCAAAATCCCCTTTTGCCTCATTTCAACAATCGGGCTGGATGTACCTAATAAGCCA
Proteins encoded in this window:
- a CDS encoding M50 family metallopeptidase — translated: MKRSPFTNYLVTIGTLFVISIMILLLLPYYSKIIILLWCGLIIYYISLFLHELGHIVMGYHNKWKFLFLSIGPISLSNSTGRLTIEKNVFGNYLGGFAGVAPPITSRPKRKSFLLFYAGGPLTSLLFFVIGLVFWLNYDTLYLFFFMIFNLILFVTSALPYKEADGGNIVDLIKDPTVTERYTLALQVTGEMLTSKRPKEWDETLIHLCEAFTEDYFEDFPNLYMFLFYYYYDYGNLSKAITFIETYLKNSPNDGDKLTTGLFYSVFLSHKFIFDRHYVESVDIDRSFLQHVSKVDSVNYYRVKAIQAYLRNDIENTELALEKSEKSLTFLKALSIYRVEKQLTQSVRNEMKLS
- a CDS encoding amidohydrolase produces the protein MQTVYYGGSILTMEGEDMYVEALLVEGGVIRKRGSLDSINDVVDGPVEYVNLEGQTLMPSFIDPHSHAFYVGPVSQMADLSECESFENVVETLQAYIKENSLSTDDTVIGFGYDPTVMKEGLHPTKEVLDRVSSNPIFVMHASAHMGCANQAALDIAGIGASTEELEGGTIGRVEGSMEPNGYLEETNMMVMQQALTNGNNMGQIAMSTFEDGQHLYIRNGITTVQDGASTKDTIQLGKALASAGELEVDVVAYPLMDDNSRELVKENKEYVNQYHNRYKIGGYKTFLDGTPQGKTAWLSEPYEGEDSYCGIAWYKDEVVEGQALEAVKDGMQLLTHCNGDRAADQLLNSYEKAVVDTGVTEDLRPVMIHCQTTREDQLDRMAELSMIPSIFVDHTYYWGDVHVKNLGKERGERISPARTAFDKGLVVNFHQDAPVVKPNMLQTIWSAVNRVSRTGAIIGESERVTVYEALKAVTINAAYMYKEEGLKGTLEEGKLADLVILNQNPLKVNPMSIKDITVTQTIKEGKTLYKVGQGDR
- a CDS encoding ABC-F family ATP-binding cassette domain-containing protein — protein: MSLLTVKNLSHGFGDRAIFEDVSFRLLKGEHIGLIGANGEGKSTFMNIITGKLEPDAGKIQWSKRVRIGYLDQHADLQQGMSIRDVLRTAFQYLFDMETEMNNMFAKMGEVEPEELEELLEETGRIQDELTNNDFYIIDAKVEEVGNGLGLNEIGFDRDVHDLSGGQRTKVLLAKLLLEKPDILLLDEPTNYLDVEHIEWLRTYLQQYENAFILISHDIPFLNSVVNLIYHMENQELTRYPGDYDEFLSVYEMKKQQKEAAFKKQQKEIANLKDFVARNKANAATSKMAMSRQKKLDKMDVIELDSEKPKPTFNFKQARTPGKYLFETKDLVIGYDEPLSRPLNLSMERGQKIALSGANGIGKTTLLKSILGEIQPVSGDVQLGEHLHIGYFEQELKETSQNTCIEEVWEEFRHFTQYEVRAALARCGLTKKHIESKVQVLSGGEKAKVRLCKLINKETNLLVLDEPTNHLDVDAKEELKRALKEYKGSVLLISHEPDFYKDIVTETWNCEDWTTKVF
- a CDS encoding ABC transporter permease; the encoded protein is MEIKTSPDANLEESNRQKKHLFKGYNQLTKAGLYEIVREPKLLFFILFFPLLFLLFFGLMGQMVPPSEAMGLSFFEFMFPGLLIFALMSIGLLGTSSPIVEMRQKGILRMFELSPLDKTTFIFAQISIRFILAMIQIGLFMLLGLIFGFITFSNIVPIVLLSIVGVGFMLTLGFLFGSIFKSSEVTSGVLAGISAPLLMLSGVLLPFTLFPEFMKTIAMFIPFTYLGDAMRQLFFPELRGEYSLFTSIAVIIGCTIIVYLASVKVFKWNLDKQ
- a CDS encoding transposase; the encoded protein is MWKAGNFAFMLEVYSLLASTYHLPQIERSTPLPRTPRKKSRTGIYHVIIRGVNRQTIFENREDRAMYVRTLARYKKKSKFELYSYCLMNNHVHLLVKEVDEPISVVMKRLNSSYVHNYNVKYDRVGHLFQERFKSECVEDRDYFMTLLRYIHQNPLKAGVVKSVWDSPWTSVHEYISIPKYVDVDRALKVIGKDRKDAIARFISLMEEVVDDSCMEYMDTVRLSDEEIREYLVQLGVANSSILQRMNVTERNHILVELSSLKGASYRQLERVTGISKSVIQRLKRRDSLPVPLSLHHQSNHTE